Within Gemmatimonadota bacterium, the genomic segment AATGCGCGAAGCCGTGTACCGCTGGTTTGCCCGCTGGCTCGACCTGCCCTATGGCGAAAACTTTATCGAACCCCCTTTTGAAGTCGAAGAACACAAAGACATGCTCGCCTTTTTCAATGGCCTGCCCGACGGCGCAATCACCCAACACGCAGACCTCATCCGCCAGTGCATCGCCGCATCCAAAACAGCACTGGAAACCTATCGCCCAAACACCCCCGACGCCCTCGCCGCAAATCGACGCACCCTGGGTGAAGCACTGCGTATCACCGTAGGCTACGACCACAGCACCGTCACTTATGAATACAACGCTCAAAAAGACGGGACCCTGATTGGCAACCGCCGTAATGTGCGCGTCCCCATCCGCACCTTCACACCCGAAACCCCGTCCGACACATCCACCCTCTTAATTCACCCGCACGGCATGGACGCCCTGTACTCACCCATCATCCAGGCCCTACTCGACAAAAATCACACTGTCTATGCCATAGACCCCTTTGGCACGGGCCAAAACATCGGCGAAGAAAACCCCGAAGAACCGCGCGGAGGCGGAAACTTCTTCAACACCTTTAACCGCACCGACGACGCCGAGCGCATATACGACATCACACTCGCACTGCGCCACATCCCCGATGGCCCGGCAAACATCGTCGGATTTGGCAATGCCGGACTCTGGACCACCATCGCAGGTGCAGTCACAGAACGCACCGACCTGCAAATCGCATCCGACATCAACGCATTCAACACTCAAACTGAGAACGACTACCTCAACCGTCTGCCCATCCCCGGCATACTCAAAGCGGGAGGCTTGCCCAACGCCGCCGCCCTCATCGCCCCAAATAACTTGCTCTTACACAACACGGGCGATATCTTCGACACCTCATGGGCAGAAGCGGCCTACGCCCTTCATCCCGAAGCGACCTTGACAGTAAAAAATGACCTTGCAAAAAACGAGGACCTGATCAATTTTTTGTAAAAAACCTTCTGGATCGCGGCTCAAAAACATACCGCGATGACAGCTCTATAACGCCTGATTTGCTTACTACTTAACATAAAACAGGAAAACAACCATGAACGACCAAATGCAACACGCCCGCGACGTAGCGCTCAACATCCTCAAACCGTCACAGCGCGACATAGAACACGGCCTGGAACTGCACGAACACGCCCTCGTCATCGAATCCTACGGCCTGGGCCTGCGCTCACCCGTCGATCCCGACCCCGTCAACGCTGCCATAGCAGCAGGCGCGTCTGACCGCGAACTGCAAGACCTCACCGAAGACATGGGCATGACCCGCTGGGCACTCACACCCGAACTCCGACGAGAATACCGGGAAATCTGGCAGACCTCTGGCGTCACCTGCACCTTTCAAAACGCAGGAGAAGAATGCAACGACCCCCTGCGCATCATCAAACGTCTTGCCCGACACACATATAACACCGACGCCATGCCCGACTTCCTCCGGCGCGTCACCACACCCGACGACATCGCAGCAGCCCACAAAGCGGGCAAACGCTGCACCTACCTCACCTGCAACGGCATCCCACTTGCCGGCGACCAGGCCAATCCGGACGAAGAACTGCGCTACATCCGCGTCTTTGCACAACTCGGCGCGCGCATGATGCACCTCACGTACAACCGCCGCAACCCCATTGGAGACGGCTGCGGCGAACCCAACGACGCGGGCTTGAGCGACTTTGGACACGCCACAGTCGCCGAAATGAACCGCCTCGGCATCATCATAGACCTCTCCCACACTGGCTGGCAAACCTGTCTCGACACAGCAAAAGCATCCGCACAACCCGTCGTCGTCAGCCACTCCGTCGCCTGCACAGTCAATGAACACATCCGAAGCAAACCCGACAACATCATCCGCGCAGTACTCGACACCGGGGGCACCATGGGCATCACCAATGTACCCGCATTCCTCGGCGG encodes:
- a CDS encoding membrane dipeptidase; the protein is MNDQMQHARDVALNILKPSQRDIEHGLELHEHALVIESYGLGLRSPVDPDPVNAAIAAGASDRELQDLTEDMGMTRWALTPELRREYREIWQTSGVTCTFQNAGEECNDPLRIIKRLARHTYNTDAMPDFLRRVTTPDDIAAAHKAGKRCTYLTCNGIPLAGDQANPDEELRYIRVFAQLGARMMHLTYNRRNPIGDGCGEPNDAGLSDFGHATVAEMNRLGIIIDLSHTGWQTCLDTAKASAQPVVVSHSVACTVNEHIRSKPDNIIRAVLDTGGTMGITNVPAFLGGSGDISAFLDHIDYIAKTFGTDAVTIGTDRGYPSKYSAEANRKLNPRPKQRNRWEALWPPGDPLHSPEWRQPHQEQSLTWTNWPLFTVGLVQRGYSDDDIAKIIGGNILRVAKDVWKDSAYAVSAKNIQERPK